From the genome of Miscanthus floridulus cultivar M001 chromosome 10, ASM1932011v1, whole genome shotgun sequence, one region includes:
- the LOC136488525 gene encoding uncharacterized mitochondrial protein AtMg00810-like, with product MVLTSSNTALLQQVVDRLRTEFAVKDLGELQFFLSIDVQRSRDGFYLSQQRYAEDILECAGMANCRPAPTPIDAKGKLPADDGDPVDDAKAYRSLAGVLQYLTITRPDLAFAVQQACLHMHAPRGPHMALLKRILPYVRGTSTMGLCLRASPELTVTAYSDAD from the coding sequence ATGGTGCTCACCAGCTCCAACACAGCGCTGCTTCAGCAGGTCGTCGACCGCCTGCGCACTGAGTTTGCCGTGAAGGACCTTGGCGAGCTccagttcttcctcagcatcgaCGTCCAGCGCAGCCGCGACGGCTTCTACTTGTCCCAACAGCGGTACGCTGAGGACATTCTCGAATGCGCCGGCATGGCGAATTGCAGGCCGGCACCAACTCCAATCGACGCCAAAGGGAAGCTTCCCGCCGACGATGGTGACCCAGTCGACGACGCCAAAGCTTACCGCAGTCTGGCCGGGGTGCTCCAATACCTCACCATCACGCGCCCTGACCTCGCCTTCGCGGTACAACAAGCCTGCCTCCACATGCATGCTCCCCGTGGCCCTCACATGGCGTTACTCAAGAGGATCTTGCCCTATGTTCGCGGCACATCCACCATGGGGCTCTGTCTGCGTGCATCGCCGGAACTCACGGTGACCGCGTACTCTGATGCGGACTAG